From one Luteolibacter sp. SL250 genomic stretch:
- a CDS encoding S24 family peptidase — protein sequence MEFSEKLLLLRRKLGLTQVEMSKLVGVSSNYVSVLEKGDPTKPPSDIVRNHVDLLWKAADAGLLTEESAAKIQDEKGNPLKGTSGVKEDPLPYRVHGMRKVPIVSWAHAGDATSYEELPTHWQNSITSECRDPHAFAVTLEGDSMRATIPGVSFEPGDIIIAQPSEQAYSGGFVIAKFTNDGIIFRRFEAAGDRIRMIPLNERYPVTDHARSEFHWIYPVYGRVTHLSNR from the coding sequence ATGGAATTTTCAGAAAAGCTACTATTGCTCCGCAGGAAACTAGGACTCACCCAGGTGGAGATGTCCAAGCTGGTAGGAGTAAGCTCCAACTACGTATCAGTCCTGGAGAAGGGTGATCCAACGAAGCCGCCCAGCGATATTGTCCGAAATCACGTGGATCTTCTTTGGAAAGCTGCGGATGCGGGACTGCTCACTGAGGAAAGCGCAGCGAAGATCCAGGACGAGAAGGGCAATCCATTGAAAGGCACCTCCGGCGTGAAAGAGGATCCGCTGCCCTACAGGGTTCACGGGATGCGCAAGGTGCCGATAGTCAGCTGGGCGCATGCAGGTGACGCGACCAGCTACGAGGAACTCCCTACCCACTGGCAGAACTCGATCACCTCGGAGTGCCGGGATCCCCACGCTTTCGCCGTGACGCTGGAGGGTGACTCCATGAGGGCGACCATTCCGGGCGTTTCGTTCGAGCCGGGAGACATCATCATCGCCCAGCCAAGTGAGCAGGCCTACAGCGGAGGATTCGTGATCGCAAAGTTCACCAACGATGGGATTATCTTCCGCCGCTTTGAAGCAGCCGGGGACAGGATACGGATGATACCCCTCAATGAACGATACCCCGTGACGGATCACGCCCGGTCCGAGTTTCACTGGATCTACCCTGTGTATGGAAGAGTGACCCACCTCTCAAACCGATGA
- a CDS encoding M15 family metallopeptidase — protein MSKSLVDLTKDLQRELGVKVDGVPGRVTITNALAAIQNARMDFEAEKDHPASVAEETRFDARSEGVLETLDELAVPMFRRFLALAQATAASMGCDYILIGGNRTWAEQDALYAQGRTKPGAKVTNAKGGSSNHNFGIAVDAGVFAGKLYLDNSDPAKAAKVHKACSEHAAACGLEWGGSWTSIKDLPHYEVRTGKSLAEKRSLYQQKGSVL, from the coding sequence ATGAGCAAATCCCTTGTTGATCTCACGAAAGACCTCCAGCGCGAGCTGGGCGTCAAGGTGGATGGCGTGCCCGGTCGGGTGACCATCACGAACGCGCTGGCCGCGATCCAGAACGCCCGGATGGACTTCGAGGCGGAGAAGGATCACCCGGCATCCGTGGCGGAGGAAACGAGGTTCGATGCGCGGTCCGAAGGAGTGCTGGAAACGCTGGACGAGCTGGCGGTTCCGATGTTCCGCCGGTTCCTCGCCCTTGCCCAAGCGACGGCGGCTTCGATGGGATGCGACTACATCCTCATTGGCGGGAACCGCACCTGGGCGGAACAGGACGCGCTGTATGCGCAGGGCCGGACGAAGCCTGGTGCGAAGGTGACCAACGCGAAGGGCGGCTCCAGCAACCACAACTTCGGCATCGCGGTGGATGCGGGCGTTTTCGCCGGTAAGCTCTACCTGGACAACTCCGATCCGGCGAAGGCCGCGAAGGTCCACAAGGCATGCAGCGAGCATGCGGCGGCCTGCGGCCTGGAATGGGGCGGCTCCTGGACATCCATCAAGGACCTGCCCCACTACGAGGTGCGGACGGGCAAGTCGCTGGCTGAGAAGCGGAGCCTCTATCAACAGAAAGGGTCCGTGCTGTGA
- a CDS encoding DUF935 family protein encodes MMGAPRIVGPNGQPVSTERIRLEKQQRFNPLRNLTPDRVVSYLEAFSRGEIARAAWLMEWLELHDDTISTVAPKAKAAVSRYGYDVEIKPEVRANQKKLAEDQKGRCEEFFQNLVAEDAMEPEETGGMRLFVQQVMDAYGKRYGAHHIVWKPSRNGLSARLIKIPTWMFETTTGKMRFLESVYSLTGVDLETMGGRSAWFTAKGRGVMLASVIARMFKQIPLQDWLTYCDRHGMPAFLGETSAKKGDAGWMEMAQAIASIGSEYGAVVNSGDKIHVLDLKGGGDMPYEKLIDRMDRAIVMLWRGGDLSTISRSNAVGSNPQQEDADELDADNAAWVGETIDRQLTQRVVEYYYGLDTPCLVTIKLRTKTRQNVSEDIARAKAAKDLGIRLSKPWLISTLGVQEADADELAVGETSLPVAPGTPPAPATTTALNTATDTRTLLESSLAAALGVRPNVLAPIRPLLTDLASRVQDTGISDADFLQLVEDAAESFPELIDSAAVVDLAEQLRAGMGTAAVQGARDAIRDAKAKPN; translated from the coding sequence ATGATGGGCGCTCCGCGCATTGTCGGCCCGAATGGGCAGCCGGTTTCCACGGAACGGATCCGCCTGGAAAAGCAGCAGCGATTCAACCCGCTGCGGAACCTGACACCGGACCGGGTGGTGAGCTATCTGGAGGCATTCTCCCGGGGCGAGATCGCCCGGGCGGCGTGGCTGATGGAGTGGCTGGAGCTGCACGATGACACGATTTCCACCGTGGCCCCGAAGGCGAAGGCCGCCGTGTCCCGCTACGGCTACGACGTCGAGATCAAGCCGGAGGTCCGGGCCAACCAGAAGAAGCTGGCGGAAGACCAGAAGGGCCGCTGCGAGGAGTTCTTCCAGAACCTGGTGGCGGAGGATGCCATGGAGCCGGAGGAAACCGGCGGCATGCGCCTCTTCGTCCAGCAGGTGATGGATGCCTACGGGAAACGCTACGGTGCCCACCACATCGTGTGGAAGCCGTCCCGGAACGGACTGTCCGCCCGGCTGATCAAGATCCCGACATGGATGTTCGAGACGACCACGGGCAAGATGCGCTTCCTGGAGTCCGTTTATTCTCTGACCGGCGTGGATCTGGAGACGATGGGTGGACGCAGCGCCTGGTTCACGGCGAAGGGGCGCGGCGTGATGCTGGCGTCCGTCATCGCCAGGATGTTCAAGCAGATTCCCCTCCAGGACTGGCTGACCTATTGCGACCGCCACGGCATGCCCGCGTTCCTGGGCGAGACGTCCGCGAAGAAGGGTGACGCCGGATGGATGGAGATGGCGCAGGCCATCGCCAGCATCGGCAGCGAATACGGCGCGGTGGTCAACAGCGGCGACAAGATCCATGTGCTGGACCTGAAGGGCGGCGGCGACATGCCGTATGAAAAGCTGATCGACCGGATGGACCGGGCCATCGTCATGTTGTGGCGCGGTGGTGACCTCTCCACCATTTCCCGGTCGAACGCGGTGGGATCCAACCCACAGCAGGAGGACGCCGACGAACTGGACGCGGACAACGCGGCATGGGTGGGCGAAACCATCGACCGCCAGCTCACCCAGAGGGTGGTGGAATACTACTACGGCCTGGACACCCCGTGCCTGGTCACCATCAAGCTGCGGACGAAGACCCGCCAGAACGTCAGCGAGGATATCGCCCGGGCGAAGGCCGCGAAGGATCTGGGCATCCGCCTGTCGAAGCCTTGGTTGATCTCCACCCTGGGCGTCCAGGAAGCGGACGCTGATGAGCTGGCCGTGGGTGAAACCTCCCTGCCGGTTGCGCCTGGCACACCGCCCGCGCCTGCCACCACCACGGCACTCAACACAGCGACGGACACCCGGACGCTGCTGGAGTCTTCCCTCGCCGCCGCGCTGGGGGTGAGACCGAACGTGCTGGCCCCGATCCGCCCGCTTCTCACGGACCTTGCAAGCCGCGTGCAGGACACCGGCATCAGCGATGCCGACTTCCTGCAGCTGGTGGAGGACGCCGCCGAATCCTTTCCCGAACTCATCGACTCCGCCGCCGTGGTCGACCTCGCCGAGCAGCTCCGCGCCGGGATGGGCACCGCCGCCGTCCAGGGCGCGAGGGATGCCATCCGTGACGCCAAAGCCAAACCGAACTGA
- a CDS encoding phage protease: MKRLRFTHFLTAINSVAVDALNSVSGVWQELTLADGEKEIRYRLAPYGEHPVRMDGRKVMQVVDREAAQLMASNFKSLTGKLANFFQGIPVYEGHADDADWLRENPGHRAVAVGRIKEIEAGEDGIYVRTVFNSDGVKLLSGSAPSYSGHSPRWRMVPIPGRDLHFRPILLWSDALTNSPNMADNTIAMNSLQTGEVPPADPSPVPDEGDPEKPTDTMKLTPEAMQALGFSPDATPTDAEISAAIVKLLSAKNTAEADKATSDNAVTAANSRTSHLETEITAIRGAAVDTVITAAIKDGRITEADKPRWVDALNTSFATESVKLGLLMPTISTRSHLPALDRTVPEMAGSVDAINSAVAATAKAHGLNLQDRADYDKAHQLCRTEKPELFQRG; encoded by the coding sequence ATGAAACGCCTCCGATTCACTCATTTCCTCACCGCAATCAACTCCGTCGCCGTGGATGCCCTCAATTCCGTGTCGGGCGTGTGGCAGGAACTCACCCTCGCGGATGGCGAGAAGGAGATCCGCTATCGTCTGGCACCCTATGGTGAACATCCGGTCCGGATGGATGGCAGGAAGGTCATGCAGGTGGTGGACCGCGAGGCGGCCCAGCTGATGGCCTCCAATTTCAAAAGCCTCACCGGCAAGCTGGCCAACTTCTTCCAGGGCATTCCGGTCTATGAAGGCCACGCCGACGATGCCGACTGGCTGAGGGAGAACCCGGGTCACCGGGCGGTGGCCGTGGGACGCATCAAGGAGATCGAAGCCGGTGAGGACGGCATCTACGTGCGGACCGTCTTCAATTCGGACGGGGTGAAGCTCCTCAGTGGATCCGCCCCGTCCTACTCCGGCCACTCGCCCCGCTGGCGGATGGTCCCGATCCCGGGCCGCGACCTGCACTTCCGCCCGATCCTGCTGTGGAGCGACGCGCTCACGAACAGCCCGAACATGGCGGACAACACCATCGCCATGAACTCCCTCCAGACCGGCGAAGTGCCGCCGGCCGATCCCTCTCCCGTGCCCGATGAGGGCGATCCCGAGAAACCAACCGACACCATGAAACTGACACCAGAAGCCATGCAGGCTCTCGGGTTTTCACCCGACGCCACACCCACCGACGCTGAGATCAGCGCCGCCATCGTGAAACTCCTCAGCGCGAAGAACACCGCCGAGGCAGACAAGGCCACCTCCGACAATGCGGTGACCGCCGCCAACAGCCGGACCAGCCACCTGGAAACCGAGATCACCGCGATCCGTGGAGCCGCCGTGGACACGGTCATCACTGCCGCGATCAAGGACGGACGCATCACCGAAGCGGACAAGCCGCGCTGGGTGGATGCCCTGAACACGTCCTTCGCCACGGAGTCCGTGAAGCTGGGCCTGCTGATGCCAACCATCAGCACGCGCAGCCATCTGCCCGCGCTCGACCGCACCGTTCCGGAAATGGCCGGGAGCGTGGACGCGATCAACAGCGCCGTCGCCGCCACCGCGAAGGCCCACGGCCTGAACCTCCAGGACCGCGCCGACTACGACAAGGCCCACCAGCTCTGCCGCACCGAGAAGCCGGAGCTGTTCCAACGCGGCTGA
- a CDS encoding capsid cement protein: protein MKSHILAALAALILAPLAALSRSLAPAGADAINTAGDHEGGLSRIAEAAVNTPHLMLAFGTNPATQVIICTATTEPIGLAYDTQVLNGRVGIERLGDGATKVGIASKAIAAGARVFTTAAGKLTDTAVNNSWLVGRALAAAGADGDEFEFEPCFPVKQTV from the coding sequence ATGAAATCACACATCCTCGCCGCGCTCGCGGCCCTGATCCTCGCGCCACTCGCGGCGCTTTCCCGCAGCCTGGCTCCAGCCGGTGCTGACGCCATCAACACCGCCGGTGACCATGAGGGCGGCCTGAGCCGCATCGCGGAGGCCGCCGTCAACACGCCCCATCTGATGCTGGCGTTCGGCACCAACCCCGCCACCCAGGTCATCATCTGCACGGCGACCACGGAACCCATCGGCCTCGCCTACGACACCCAGGTCCTCAATGGCCGGGTGGGCATCGAGCGGCTCGGTGACGGTGCGACGAAAGTCGGCATCGCCAGCAAGGCCATCGCCGCCGGTGCGCGTGTCTTCACCACGGCAGCCGGGAAGCTCACGGATACCGCCGTGAACAACTCCTGGCTGGTCGGACGCGCCCTCGCCGCCGCCGGTGCGGATGGCGACGAGTTCGAGTTCGAACCCTGCTTCCCGGTGAAGCAAACCGTCTGA
- a CDS encoding sialate O-acetylesterase: MPTPSPVPDTDAPTPGTVPSLVAGGSAPSPAAPPSVGPSLPGGVVASPPEVTPEVPVQPPAGFLPSTKADTDAGNIPARTWRAAINGGGDGYFAVRHPLPVAQRCHVILYGQSNASGSDAVPVLTTTAVYDALRFSTGVRGGSGGGVTAVSLLESTDDTQGETPCSGVALQWTEDGTVDGAARLILSAVGYGGYGINQLVKGTAPYTDLLSRASHARTLSGGAGVSHAVAAVVWVQGESDGAMAQATYLEKLLDLREDLQADLRNQVPGDGEDFLHLPMVQPSAHINLGGGPALAQLEAAVRSPYHHLVAPAYMLPHANNIHYSALGAQMAGRAAGRALRELAEHGEARTLMPLGASSRGREIIWHWNVPVPPLLLDSSALPPTPSHGFQVEDEDGMVPISSIEVMDDRVRIVVARDLEGDTEVRYALDNNGTGIINGASGNLRDSTADAFWIDGISHLLPRAAPHAKRAVKHLRHDAADVILPGEVPLEEDAFDHWQFGGDSSSLTGLVNSEVLTRAGVLAATYEDSSIILHKDDPGSHLQGLVSTMPDGIEQTILVVLRVPTEVVGGTYQIIAGTADPFTGSGLTCDFAGHVKFSNTLNAFNLPYASAMTGGETGAWICLVFREGAGKFGLLLSGVGNREFHDYTTGTKEPVERNVGIGNCYANYSNCNDADLEFAELVLWNRCLSVRECIDALTRSRQRMAQRGVFF; encoded by the coding sequence ATGCCCACACCGTCGCCCGTTCCAGATACCGATGCGCCCACCCCCGGCACCGTGCCATCCCTGGTGGCGGGCGGCAGTGCCCCATCACCCGCCGCTCCGCCATCCGTAGGGCCATCCCTGCCAGGCGGAGTGGTGGCTTCTCCGCCGGAAGTAACTCCGGAGGTGCCTGTCCAACCACCGGCGGGATTCCTGCCGTCCACCAAGGCGGACACGGATGCTGGGAACATCCCCGCCCGCACCTGGCGTGCGGCGATCAATGGCGGGGGCGATGGATACTTCGCGGTGCGGCACCCACTGCCGGTGGCCCAGCGTTGCCATGTCATCCTCTATGGCCAGAGCAATGCGTCCGGATCCGATGCGGTGCCGGTGCTCACCACCACGGCGGTCTATGATGCGCTGCGTTTCTCCACCGGGGTGCGCGGAGGGAGCGGTGGAGGAGTGACGGCGGTTTCCCTGCTGGAATCCACGGATGACACGCAGGGAGAGACGCCATGCTCCGGTGTGGCGCTGCAATGGACGGAGGATGGCACGGTGGATGGCGCGGCGCGGTTGATCCTCAGTGCCGTCGGCTACGGTGGCTACGGGATCAACCAGCTGGTCAAGGGCACCGCTCCCTACACCGACCTCCTTTCCAGGGCGAGCCACGCGAGGACACTGAGCGGCGGAGCAGGTGTGAGCCATGCCGTGGCGGCCGTGGTGTGGGTCCAGGGTGAGAGTGACGGTGCCATGGCGCAGGCCACCTACCTGGAAAAGCTGCTGGATCTCCGCGAGGATCTGCAGGCGGACCTCCGCAACCAGGTGCCGGGCGATGGCGAAGATTTCCTCCACCTGCCGATGGTCCAGCCGTCCGCACACATCAACCTGGGTGGTGGTCCGGCGCTGGCCCAACTGGAGGCCGCCGTGCGCAGTCCCTACCACCACCTGGTGGCCCCGGCCTACATGCTGCCCCATGCCAACAACATCCACTATTCCGCGCTGGGTGCGCAGATGGCGGGGCGGGCCGCCGGGCGTGCGCTCCGTGAGCTGGCGGAACATGGCGAGGCCCGGACGCTGATGCCGCTGGGTGCCAGCAGCCGTGGGCGTGAGATCATCTGGCACTGGAATGTGCCGGTGCCGCCGCTCCTGCTGGACAGCTCCGCGCTACCGCCGACTCCGAGCCATGGGTTCCAGGTGGAGGACGAAGATGGGATGGTGCCGATCTCATCCATCGAGGTCATGGACGACCGGGTGAGGATCGTGGTGGCCAGGGACCTGGAGGGTGATACGGAGGTGCGCTATGCGCTGGACAACAACGGCACGGGCATCATCAACGGGGCCTCGGGTAATCTCCGTGATTCCACGGCGGATGCGTTCTGGATCGACGGGATTTCCCATCTGCTGCCCCGGGCGGCCCCACATGCGAAACGGGCCGTGAAGCACCTGCGGCATGATGCTGCTGATGTGATCCTCCCAGGAGAAGTTCCGCTGGAGGAAGATGCGTTCGACCACTGGCAGTTCGGTGGCGACAGCAGCTCACTGACCGGGCTGGTCAATTCCGAGGTGCTGACACGGGCGGGTGTCCTCGCCGCGACCTATGAGGACTCCTCCATCATCCTTCACAAGGATGATCCAGGGTCCCATCTGCAAGGGCTGGTCAGCACGATGCCGGACGGGATCGAGCAGACCATCCTGGTGGTACTGCGCGTGCCCACCGAAGTGGTGGGCGGCACCTACCAGATCATCGCGGGGACGGCGGATCCGTTCACGGGATCGGGGCTGACCTGCGATTTCGCAGGCCACGTCAAATTTTCGAACACCCTCAATGCCTTCAACCTCCCCTACGCCTCCGCGATGACTGGCGGGGAAACGGGAGCCTGGATCTGTCTGGTATTCCGTGAGGGTGCCGGGAAGTTCGGCCTGCTGCTCTCCGGCGTGGGCAACCGGGAGTTCCACGACTACACCACCGGCACGAAGGAGCCGGTCGAGCGCAACGTGGGAATCGGGAACTGTTACGCGAACTACAGCAACTGCAACGACGCGGACCTGGAGTTCGCCGAGCTGGTCCTGTGGAACCGCTGCCTGTCCGTCCGCGAGTGCATCGACGCGCTCACCCGCAGCCGCCAGAGGATGGCACAACGTGGCGTGTTTTTCTGA